A single window of Streptomyces aquilus DNA harbors:
- a CDS encoding IclR family transcriptional regulator, which produces MSATSEVPADVVGRAIRLLVLVGEHPHGITLSELSRASGVAVSTAHRLVNSLCREGLVEFETAGKRYKPGLRLFQLGQQAGQVYGFAGTALPVMQRVTRQTEEATLMSVLDGTRHLYVHYVDGPLPVGVRSDPGRHGPLHCTSMGKVLMAFAPEDVREDLLDRVELTPYGPRSITDRDVLREEVARAAGRGYATADEEHHAGLRAVAVPVLRPDGTVFAALSTAAPAFRRSMDDMVAMVPVLRAAAEELGVRLPAR; this is translated from the coding sequence ATGAGTGCCACCAGTGAGGTGCCGGCCGATGTCGTGGGCCGGGCGATCCGGCTGCTCGTCCTGGTCGGCGAGCACCCGCACGGCATCACGCTCTCCGAGCTGTCCCGGGCCAGCGGCGTCGCCGTCAGCACCGCGCACCGACTGGTCAACTCCCTGTGCCGGGAAGGCCTGGTGGAGTTCGAGACCGCGGGCAAGCGCTACAAGCCGGGCCTCCGTCTGTTCCAGCTCGGCCAACAGGCGGGCCAGGTCTACGGATTCGCCGGCACCGCCCTCCCCGTGATGCAACGCGTGACGCGGCAGACCGAGGAGGCCACCCTGATGTCCGTCCTCGACGGCACCCGCCATCTCTACGTGCACTACGTCGACGGCCCGCTGCCGGTCGGCGTCCGCAGTGACCCCGGCCGGCACGGCCCGCTGCACTGCACCTCCATGGGCAAGGTCCTCATGGCCTTCGCCCCCGAGGACGTCCGCGAGGACCTCCTCGACCGCGTCGAGCTCACCCCGTACGGCCCCCGGAGCATCACCGACCGGGACGTCCTGCGCGAGGAGGTCGCCCGCGCCGCCGGACGCGGCTACGCCACGGCCGACGAGGAGCACCACGCGGGTCTGCGCGCCGTCGCCGTGCCCGTCCTGCGCCCCGACGGCACCGTCTTCGCCGCGCTGTCCACCGCGGCGCCCGCCTTCCGCCGCAGCATGGACGACATGGTCGCGATGGTGCCGGTACTGCGGGCGGCGGCCGAGGAGCTGGGGGTACGGCTGCCGGCGCGGTGA
- the meaB gene encoding methylmalonyl Co-A mutase-associated GTPase MeaB yields MIDVDAYVKGVLDGKRAIIARAITLVESTRPQHRVLAQELLTALLPHSGRSRRIGISGVPGVGKSTFIDAFGTLLTGLGHRVAVLAVDPSSTRTGGSILGDKTRMERLAVDPAAFVRPSPTAGTLGGVAKATRESIVVMEAAGYDVILVETVGVGQSETTVANMVDTFLLLTLARTGDQLQGIKKGVLELADVIAVNKADGPHERDAKAAARELAGALRLMHGPDPAWTPPVLSCSARESTGLDTVWERIEQHRTLLDSTGRLTAKRRDQQIDWTWSMVRDELLDRLHADPAVRALAPGLEQQVRDGELTATLAAERILKVFGAAGTEGR; encoded by the coding sequence GTGATCGATGTCGACGCGTATGTGAAGGGCGTGCTCGACGGGAAGCGGGCGATCATCGCGCGCGCCATCACGCTCGTCGAGTCGACCCGCCCCCAACACCGGGTGTTGGCGCAGGAGTTGCTCACCGCGCTGCTCCCGCACAGCGGCCGGTCGCGGCGGATCGGGATCAGCGGGGTGCCCGGCGTCGGCAAGTCCACCTTCATCGACGCCTTCGGCACCCTGCTGACGGGCCTCGGCCACCGGGTGGCGGTCCTCGCCGTGGACCCGTCCTCCACGCGGACCGGCGGTTCGATCCTCGGCGACAAGACCCGCATGGAGCGCCTGGCCGTCGACCCGGCGGCGTTCGTGCGCCCCTCCCCCACCGCCGGCACGCTGGGCGGTGTGGCGAAGGCGACCCGTGAGTCGATCGTGGTGATGGAGGCGGCGGGCTATGACGTGATCCTGGTGGAGACCGTCGGCGTCGGCCAGTCCGAGACCACGGTCGCCAACATGGTCGACACCTTCCTGCTGCTGACCCTGGCCCGCACCGGCGACCAGCTCCAGGGCATCAAGAAGGGCGTCCTGGAGCTGGCCGACGTGATCGCCGTGAACAAGGCGGACGGCCCGCACGAGCGCGACGCCAAGGCGGCCGCCCGCGAACTGGCGGGCGCGCTGCGGCTGATGCACGGCCCGGACCCGGCCTGGACCCCGCCGGTCCTGAGTTGCAGCGCCCGCGAGTCGACCGGTCTGGACACGGTCTGGGAGCGGATCGAGCAGCACCGCACCCTGCTGGACTCCACCGGCCGCCTCACCGCCAAGCGCCGCGACCAGCAGATCGACTGGACCTGGAGCATGGTCCGCGACGAACTCCTGGACCGGCTGCACGCCGATCCGGCGGTCCGCGCCCTCGCCCCCGGTCTCGAACAGCAGGTCAGGGACGGGGAGTTGACGGCGACGCTGGCGGCCGAGCGGATTCTGAAGGTGTTCGGGGCAGCGGGTACCGAGGGCCGCTAG
- the scpA gene encoding methylmalonyl-CoA mutase, translating to MTVPDFSGIDLGTPAATGTADDWQAAVKKAGDGDDLLWETPEGIPVKPLYTGQDLEGLDFLDTRPGMAPYLRGPYPTMYVNQPWTIRQYAGFSTAEESNAFYRRNLAAGQKGLSVAFDLPTHRGYDSDHPRVTGDVGMAGVAIDSIYDMRQLFDGIPLDKMTVSMTMNGAVLPVLALYIVAAEEQGVPPEKLAGTIQNDILKEFMVRNTYIYPPKPSMRIISDIFAFTSQRMPRYNSISISGYHIQEAGATADLELAYTLADGVEYIRAGREAGLDVDAFAPRLSFFWAIGMNFFMEVAKLRAARLLWAKLVKQFDPKNAKSLSLRTHSQTSGWSLTAQDVFNNVTRTCVEAMAATQGHTQSLHTNALDEALALPTDFSARIARNTQLLLQQESGTTRVIDPWGGSAYVEKLTYDLARKAWQHIQEVEAAGGMAKAIDAGIPKLRIEEAAARTQARIDSGRQPVIGVNKYRVETDEAIEVLKVDNSSVRAQQIEKLRRLRAERDERACQDALDALTRAAGGEGNLLELAVNAARAKATVGEISDALEKVYGRHASQIRTISGVYRNEAGESPSVDRTRALVDAFEEAEGRRPRILVAKMGQDGHDRGQKVIATAFADLGFDVDVGPLFQTPAEVARQAVEADVHIVGVSSLAAGHLTLVPALKEALAEEGRDDIMIVVGGVIPPQDVPTLLEMGAAAVFPPGTVIPDAAHDLVERLASDLGHDL from the coding sequence ATGACCGTCCCCGACTTCTCCGGGATCGACCTCGGAACCCCGGCCGCCACCGGCACCGCCGACGACTGGCAGGCGGCCGTCAAGAAGGCCGGTGACGGCGACGACCTGCTCTGGGAGACCCCGGAGGGCATCCCGGTCAAGCCGCTCTACACCGGGCAGGACCTGGAGGGCCTGGACTTCCTGGACACGCGTCCGGGCATGGCGCCGTATCTGCGCGGCCCGTACCCGACGATGTACGTGAACCAGCCCTGGACGATCCGCCAGTACGCGGGTTTCTCCACGGCCGAGGAGTCCAACGCCTTCTACCGCCGCAATCTCGCGGCCGGCCAGAAGGGCCTGTCGGTCGCCTTCGACCTGCCCACGCACCGCGGTTACGACAGCGACCACCCGCGCGTGACCGGTGACGTCGGCATGGCGGGCGTGGCCATCGACTCCATCTACGACATGCGGCAGCTCTTCGACGGCATCCCGCTGGACAAGATGACCGTGTCGATGACGATGAACGGCGCGGTGCTGCCGGTGCTGGCGCTCTACATCGTCGCCGCCGAGGAACAGGGCGTACCGCCCGAGAAGTTGGCCGGGACCATCCAGAACGACATCCTCAAGGAGTTCATGGTCCGCAACACCTACATCTATCCGCCGAAGCCGTCGATGCGGATCATCTCCGACATCTTCGCCTTCACCTCGCAGCGGATGCCGCGGTACAACTCCATCTCGATCTCCGGCTATCACATCCAGGAGGCGGGTGCGACGGCCGACCTGGAGCTGGCGTACACGCTCGCGGACGGGGTCGAGTACATCCGCGCGGGGCGTGAAGCCGGCCTGGACGTCGACGCGTTCGCGCCCCGGCTGTCGTTCTTCTGGGCGATCGGCATGAACTTCTTCATGGAGGTCGCCAAGCTGCGCGCGGCGCGCCTGCTGTGGGCGAAGCTGGTGAAGCAGTTCGACCCGAAGAACGCCAAGTCGCTTTCCCTGCGCACCCATTCGCAGACCTCCGGCTGGTCGCTGACCGCGCAGGACGTCTTCAACAACGTCACGCGTACCTGCGTGGAGGCGATGGCGGCGACGCAGGGCCACACGCAGTCGCTGCACACCAACGCCCTCGACGAGGCGCTCGCGCTGCCCACCGACTTCTCCGCGCGCATCGCCCGCAACACCCAGCTGCTGCTCCAGCAGGAGTCAGGCACCACCCGGGTCATCGACCCGTGGGGCGGCAGCGCGTACGTGGAGAAGCTGACGTACGACCTCGCGCGCAAGGCCTGGCAGCACATCCAGGAGGTCGAGGCGGCGGGCGGCATGGCCAAGGCCATCGACGCCGGCATCCCGAAGCTGCGCATCGAGGAGGCCGCGGCCCGCACCCAGGCCCGCATCGACTCCGGCCGGCAGCCGGTGATCGGCGTCAACAAGTACCGGGTGGAGACCGACGAGGCGATCGAGGTCCTCAAGGTCGACAACTCCTCCGTGCGCGCCCAGCAGATCGAGAAGCTGCGCCGGCTGCGCGCCGAGCGCGACGAGCGGGCCTGCCAGGACGCGCTGGACGCGCTGACCCGCGCGGCGGGCGGTGAGGGCAACCTGCTGGAGCTGGCGGTGAACGCGGCCCGCGCCAAGGCGACCGTCGGCGAGATCTCCGACGCCCTGGAGAAGGTGTACGGCCGGCACGCGAGCCAGATCCGTACGATCTCCGGCGTGTACCGCAACGAAGCAGGGGAGTCCCCGTCCGTGGACCGCACCCGCGCCCTGGTCGACGCCTTCGAGGAGGCGGAGGGCCGGCGTCCGCGCATCCTGGTCGCCAAGATGGGCCAGGACGGCCACGACCGCGGCCAGAAGGTCATCGCGACCGCCTTCGCCGACCTCGGCTTCGACGTCGACGTCGGCCCGCTGTTCCAGACCCCGGCCGAGGTGGCCCGGCAGGCGGTCGAGGCGGACGTGCACATCGTCGGGGTGTCGTCGCTGGCGGCCGGTCACCTCACCCTCGTACCGGCGCTGAAGGAGGCGCTGGCCGAGGAGGGCCGCGACGACATCATGATCGTCGTCGGTGGGGTGATCCCGCCGCAGGACGTGCCCACGCTCCTGGAGATGGGCGCCGCGGCCGTGTTCCCGCCCGGGACGGTGATCCCGGACGCGGCCCACGACCTGGTGGAGCGGCTGGCGTCGGACCTCGGGCACGACCTGTGA
- a CDS encoding methylmalonyl-CoA mutase family protein, producing MTVLPDDGLALAAEFPDATHEEWQHLVAGVLRKSGKEVSGAAAEDALATALEDGLGARPLYTARDAAPDPGLPGFAPFVRGGRAQGNTVGGWDVRQRHAAADGQAVLTDLENGVTSVWLPLGEGSGIRVSELGRVLDGVYLDLAPVVLDAGAETEAAAQELLKLYEERGIAPDAARGNLGADPLGFEARTGRTYDLAPVLKLAERYPGVRALTVDALPYHEAGGSAAQELGASLATGVAYLRALTEAGLSAEQACAQLEFRYAATADQFLTIAKLRAARRLWARVAEVCGVPKAGAQVQHAVTSPVMMTRRDPWVNMLRATIATLAAGAGGADAVTVLPFDQELGLPDAFARRIARNTSTILIEESHLARVIDPAGGSWYVERLTDELAHAAWEFFRTIERDGGQAAVLRSGRLRTDLATTWAERSKKLAKRREPVTGVSEFPHLAEKPVVRAPAPEPLSGGLPRVRRDEAYEELRARSDAHLAATGSRPRVYLAALGPAAAHTARLTFAANLFQAGGIEAVTEGTFAQSGATEVCLCSSDALYAEQAEDTARELRAAGATHVSLAGRPAEYAGVDSYVFAGCDAVSVLTDALDRLGVSR from the coding sequence ATGACGGTCCTGCCTGACGACGGGCTCGCGCTGGCCGCCGAGTTCCCTGACGCGACACACGAAGAATGGCAACACCTGGTGGCCGGGGTGCTGCGCAAGTCGGGCAAGGAGGTCTCGGGCGCGGCGGCGGAGGACGCCCTGGCCACCGCGCTCGAGGACGGACTCGGCGCCCGCCCCCTGTACACCGCGCGCGACGCCGCCCCCGACCCCGGCCTGCCCGGCTTCGCCCCGTTCGTCCGCGGCGGCCGGGCACAGGGCAACACCGTCGGCGGGTGGGACGTACGCCAGCGGCACGCGGCGGCGGACGGCCAGGCCGTCCTGACCGACCTGGAGAACGGCGTCACCTCCGTGTGGCTGCCGCTCGGCGAGGGCAGCGGCATCCGGGTGTCCGAACTCGGCCGGGTGCTCGACGGCGTCTACCTCGACCTCGCGCCGGTCGTCCTCGACGCGGGCGCCGAGACCGAGGCCGCCGCCCAGGAGCTGCTGAAGCTGTACGAGGAGCGCGGCATCGCCCCCGACGCGGCGCGCGGCAACCTCGGCGCCGACCCGCTGGGCTTCGAGGCCCGCACCGGGCGGACGTACGACCTCGCGCCCGTGCTGAAGCTCGCCGAGCGCTACCCCGGGGTGCGCGCCCTGACCGTGGACGCGCTTCCCTACCACGAGGCCGGCGGTTCGGCCGCGCAGGAGCTGGGCGCCTCGCTGGCGACCGGTGTCGCCTATCTGCGGGCGCTGACCGAGGCGGGGCTGAGCGCCGAACAGGCCTGCGCCCAGCTGGAGTTCCGGTACGCGGCGACCGCCGACCAGTTCCTGACCATCGCCAAGCTGCGCGCGGCGCGCCGGCTGTGGGCGCGGGTCGCCGAGGTGTGCGGGGTGCCGAAGGCGGGCGCCCAGGTGCAGCACGCGGTGACCTCGCCGGTGATGATGACGCGCCGCGACCCGTGGGTGAACATGCTGCGGGCGACGATCGCGACGCTGGCCGCCGGTGCCGGTGGCGCCGACGCCGTCACGGTGCTCCCCTTCGACCAGGAGCTGGGGCTGCCGGACGCGTTCGCCCGTCGTATCGCCCGCAACACCTCCACGATCCTCATCGAGGAGTCCCACCTCGCCCGGGTGATCGACCCGGCGGGCGGATCCTGGTACGTGGAGCGGCTGACCGACGAACTCGCCCACGCGGCCTGGGAGTTCTTCCGGACGATCGAGCGGGACGGCGGGCAGGCGGCCGTGCTGCGCTCGGGCCGGCTGCGCACCGACCTGGCGACGACCTGGGCGGAGCGCTCCAAGAAGCTCGCCAAGCGGCGCGAACCGGTCACCGGCGTCAGCGAGTTCCCGCACCTGGCCGAGAAGCCGGTCGTCCGCGCGCCCGCTCCCGAGCCGCTGTCCGGCGGACTGCCGCGGGTGCGCCGCGACGAGGCGTACGAGGAACTGCGCGCCCGCTCCGATGCCCATCTGGCCGCCACCGGCAGCCGCCCGCGCGTCTACCTGGCCGCGCTCGGTCCGGCCGCCGCGCACACCGCGCGGCTGACGTTCGCCGCGAACCTGTTCCAGGCGGGCGGCATCGAGGCCGTCACCGAGGGCACGTTCGCGCAGAGCGGCGCCACCGAGGTCTGCCTGTGCTCCAGCGACGCGCTGTACGCGGAGCAGGCCGAGGACACCGCCCGTGAACTGCGCGCGGCGGGGGCCACGCACGTCTCCCTCGCCGGCCGCCCGGCGGAGTACGCGGGCGTGGACTCCTACGTCTTCGCCGGCTGCGACGCCGTCTCCGTACTGACCGACGCTCTCGACCGCTTGGGGGTCTCCCGATGA
- a CDS encoding GlsB/YeaQ/YmgE family stress response membrane protein, producing MEISGVISAIVIGIVIGVLGRLVVPGRQRIGILWTILIGIVAAFIGTGIASGLDVADTKGVDWVEWLIQIALAALGVVAVSRVKLRR from the coding sequence ATGGAGATTTCAGGCGTCATCAGCGCGATCGTCATCGGCATCGTGATCGGTGTGCTCGGCCGGCTCGTCGTCCCGGGCCGCCAGCGCATCGGCATTCTGTGGACGATCCTCATCGGCATCGTCGCCGCGTTCATCGGAACCGGCATAGCCTCCGGCCTGGACGTCGCCGACACCAAGGGTGTCGACTGGGTCGAGTGGCTCATCCAGATCGCCCTCGCAGCGCTCGGCGTGGTCGCGGTCAGCAGGGTCAAACTGCGTCGGTGA
- a CDS encoding acyltransferase family protein: MPRSATTPATSVRRATHPAGFTAAPAKQPPRRDAFFDNAKYLAIVLVAMGHAWEPLRSDSRAVTALYTLVYAFHMPAFIIISGYFSRSFDASPAKIRRLVTGVVVPYVVFETAYTLFTRWSDGEPDRPISLLDPLYLTWFLTALFVWRLTTPIWRLVRWPLPVALTVAALATLTPSIGKDLDLQRTLQFLPYFVLGLCLRPEHFSLVRQWRVRLSAVPVFLAALVFAYWSVPRMDYAWFFHKDAAEDFAVPDWYGPLMTLALFGCSLVLVGCFLSWVPGRRTWFTALGAGTLYGYLLHGFFIQAANHWHWSHVGFFHEPIGKITASLIAGAIVTALCTAPVRGVFRCVMEPRMDWAFRGKA, translated from the coding sequence ATGCCGCGCTCTGCCACCACACCCGCAACCTCCGTAAGACGAGCAACTCACCCCGCGGGTTTCACGGCCGCGCCGGCGAAGCAGCCCCCACGGCGGGACGCGTTCTTCGACAACGCCAAGTACCTGGCGATCGTGCTGGTGGCGATGGGGCACGCGTGGGAGCCGCTGCGTTCCGACAGCCGGGCCGTCACCGCGCTCTACACGCTCGTCTACGCCTTCCACATGCCGGCGTTCATCATCATCTCCGGCTACTTCTCCCGGAGTTTCGACGCCAGTCCCGCGAAGATCAGGCGGCTCGTCACGGGTGTCGTGGTGCCGTACGTCGTCTTCGAGACGGCGTACACCCTCTTCACCCGCTGGTCCGACGGCGAACCGGACCGGCCGATCAGTCTGCTGGACCCGCTGTATCTGACCTGGTTCCTGACCGCGCTGTTCGTCTGGCGGCTGACCACGCCGATCTGGCGGTTGGTGCGATGGCCGCTGCCGGTCGCGCTCACCGTCGCGGCGCTGGCCACCCTCACCCCGTCCATCGGCAAGGACCTGGACCTCCAGCGCACGCTCCAGTTCCTGCCGTACTTCGTGCTCGGACTGTGCCTGCGCCCGGAGCACTTCAGTCTGGTCCGGCAGTGGCGGGTGCGGCTGTCGGCGGTGCCGGTCTTCCTGGCGGCGCTCGTGTTCGCCTACTGGTCCGTGCCGCGCATGGACTACGCCTGGTTCTTCCACAAGGACGCGGCCGAGGACTTCGCGGTGCCCGACTGGTACGGGCCGCTGATGACCCTGGCCCTGTTCGGCTGCTCCCTGGTCCTGGTCGGCTGCTTCCTGTCCTGGGTGCCGGGACGCCGGACGTGGTTCACCGCACTCGGCGCGGGCACGCTCTACGGCTATCTGCTGCACGGGTTCTTCATCCAGGCCGCCAACCACTGGCACTGGTCCCACGTCGGCTTCTTCCACGAGCCGATCGGCAAGATCACCGCCTCCCTGATCGCCGGGGCGATCGTCACCGCGCTGTGCACGGCGCCGGTGCGCGGGGTCTTCCGGTGCGTGATGGAACCGAGGATGGACTGGGCCTTCCGCGGCAAGGCCTAG
- a CDS encoding hemolysin family protein encodes MTEVLLLLAALLLTLACAVFVAAEFSLTTVERGELERAVEAGERGAEGALKAVRRLTVQLSGAQLGITVTSLVIGMLAEPSLAALLRGPLQAAGLGGAAPTVATVLGVALSTVVLMVIGELVPKNWAISRPLAVAKVVAGPQRGFTAAFGPFIRHLNDTANRAVRRIGLEPAEELASARSPEELAALAEHSAAEGALEADSAALFVRTLHLGELTAENVMTPRVDVQALEAHATAADAANLTYATGLSRFPVYRDSLDEVIGTVHIRDVLALAPERRAVTPVTELATEPLLVPDSLPADRLLERLRTTRTMAVVIDEYGGTAGLATMEDIVEEVVGEVRDEHDPVEAPDLAPVGPGAWEADGSVRIDELEETGLTAPEGPYETLAGLVATRLARIPVKGDVVALDGWVLDVLDVEHHRADRVRITAPAPVQVPVQAGEESR; translated from the coding sequence GTGACCGAGGTCCTGCTGCTCCTGGCAGCCCTCCTGCTGACTCTGGCCTGCGCGGTGTTCGTCGCGGCCGAGTTCTCCCTGACCACCGTCGAGCGCGGTGAGCTCGAACGGGCCGTCGAGGCCGGCGAGCGCGGCGCCGAGGGCGCCCTGAAGGCCGTACGCCGGCTGACCGTCCAGCTCTCCGGCGCCCAGCTCGGCATCACCGTCACCTCACTGGTGATCGGCATGCTCGCCGAGCCGTCGCTGGCCGCGCTGCTGCGGGGCCCGTTGCAGGCCGCGGGCCTCGGCGGGGCCGCCCCGACGGTGGCGACCGTTCTGGGCGTGGCGCTGTCCACGGTGGTGCTGATGGTGATCGGCGAGCTCGTCCCGAAGAACTGGGCGATCTCCCGGCCGCTCGCGGTCGCGAAGGTGGTGGCCGGACCGCAGCGCGGCTTCACGGCCGCGTTCGGCCCGTTCATCCGCCATCTCAACGACACCGCGAACCGTGCCGTACGCCGGATCGGCCTGGAGCCCGCCGAGGAGCTGGCCTCCGCCCGCAGCCCCGAGGAACTGGCCGCGCTGGCCGAGCACTCGGCGGCCGAGGGCGCCCTGGAGGCGGACTCCGCCGCACTGTTCGTGCGCACCCTGCACCTGGGCGAGCTGACCGCCGAGAACGTGATGACCCCGCGCGTCGACGTCCAGGCCCTGGAGGCGCACGCGACGGCGGCCGACGCGGCGAACCTGACGTACGCCACCGGCCTGTCCCGCTTCCCGGTCTACCGCGACAGCCTGGACGAGGTCATCGGCACCGTCCACATCCGTGACGTGCTGGCCCTGGCGCCCGAGAGGCGCGCCGTCACCCCGGTCACCGAACTGGCCACCGAGCCGCTGCTGGTGCCGGACAGCCTCCCCGCGGACCGGCTGCTGGAGCGGCTGCGCACGACGCGCACGATGGCCGTGGTCATCGACGAGTACGGCGGCACCGCGGGCCTCGCGACGATGGAGGACATCGTCGAGGAGGTCGTCGGCGAGGTCCGCGACGAGCACGACCCGGTCGAGGCGCCCGATCTGGCACCTGTCGGACCGGGGGCGTGGGAGGCGGACGGCTCCGTCCGCATCGACGAGCTGGAGGAGACCGGACTCACGGCTCCGGAGGGTCCGTACGAGACCCTCGCCGGCCTCGTCGCCACCCGGCTCGCCCGCATCCCCGTCAAGGGGGACGTCGTCGCGCTCGACGGCTGGGTGCTCGACGTCCTCGACGTGGAGCACCACCGCGCCGACCGTGTCCGCATCACCGCTCCGGCGCCCGTCCAGGTGCCGGTCCAGGCGGGGGAGGAGTCCCGATGA
- a CDS encoding hemolysin family protein codes for MTVLQLVIGALTLLTNAFFVGGEFALISVRRSQIEPRAKEGDKRARMTLWGLEHLSAMMATAQLGITVSSLVLGAVAEPAIAHLLEPGFEAAHIPHGLVHPIAFVIALAVATYLHMLIGEMVPKNIALAAPVATALVLGPPLVALTRLLRPVVFGINAFANTLLKLLRVEPKDEVESVFTDDQLARMVVDAREAGLLSPADGERLRDALELGTRPVGEILVPARRMRTVDASVTPARLERVAAEAGYSRFPVTGPQGTLLGYLHIKDTLGVADRDRPFPRTALHPVTRVRIDTPLDDTLTALRADGSHLAAVTGEAGAVLGFVTMEDVLSELVGPAPAAV; via the coding sequence ATGACCGTCCTGCAACTCGTCATCGGCGCCCTGACGCTGCTGACCAACGCGTTCTTCGTGGGCGGCGAGTTCGCCCTGATCTCCGTGCGCCGCAGCCAGATCGAGCCGCGGGCCAAGGAGGGTGACAAGCGGGCCCGGATGACCCTGTGGGGCCTGGAGCACCTCTCGGCGATGATGGCGACCGCCCAGCTGGGCATCACCGTCTCCTCGCTGGTGCTCGGCGCGGTCGCCGAACCGGCCATCGCGCATCTGCTGGAGCCCGGCTTCGAGGCGGCGCACATCCCGCACGGCCTGGTGCACCCGATCGCCTTCGTCATCGCGCTCGCCGTGGCGACGTATCTGCACATGCTGATCGGCGAGATGGTGCCCAAGAACATCGCGCTCGCCGCCCCCGTGGCGACCGCGCTGGTGCTCGGCCCGCCGCTGGTGGCGCTCACCCGGCTGCTGCGGCCCGTCGTGTTCGGCATCAACGCGTTCGCCAACACCCTGCTGAAGCTGCTGCGCGTCGAGCCGAAGGACGAGGTGGAATCGGTCTTCACCGACGACCAGCTGGCCCGGATGGTCGTCGACGCGCGCGAGGCGGGGCTGCTCTCGCCCGCCGACGGCGAACGGCTGCGCGACGCCCTGGAGCTGGGCACCCGCCCGGTCGGCGAGATCCTCGTCCCGGCCCGGCGGATGCGCACCGTCGACGCCTCGGTCACCCCGGCACGCCTTGAGCGGGTGGCCGCCGAGGCGGGCTACTCCCGCTTCCCGGTCACCGGCCCGCAGGGCACGCTCCTCGGCTATCTGCACATCAAGGACACCCTCGGCGTCGCCGACCGCGACCGGCCGTTCCCGCGCACCGCGCTACACCCGGTCACCCGGGTCCGCATCGACACCCCGCTGGACGACACCCTGACCGCCCTGCGCGCCGACGGCAGCCATCTGGCGGCCGTGACGGGGGAGGCGGGTGCCGTCCTCGGCTTCGTGACGATGGAGGACGTGCTGTCCGAGCTGGTGGGGCCGGCGCCGGCCGCCGTGTGA